In the genome of Candidatus Margulisiibacteriota bacterium, the window AAGGACCGGCACGACCTGGAAAAGATCGCCGGGCAGGAAGTCGGCCTGTTCCGGACCGAAGGGTTATATGCCGAAGGGCGCCCCTCGATCCAGACCCTGGTCCGGGTCTTTAAGGACGCGATCCGGAAAGCGTCCGTGATCAATATCCGGCTGTTCGACCTGGCCGGCGACAAGGTCCCCGATTTTATCGCTAAAGAAACCGGCGCGGCGCCGCGGCAATACAGCCTCGATTTTCTCCTTAATACCGAGAACGGGCGGTCGATCCTGACCGACCAGATCAAGGCGATCCTGATCGCGCAGGACCGGCTGCTGCGCGGCGGCCAGAACGAATTGAACGGCAAAAAAGTCCGGCTGATCGTGCCGATGGTCAGCAGCCCGGACGAGGTCCAGCGGATCAAAATGATCATTGCCGAGACGCAGAACGACCTGATCGCCCGGAAACAGATCGGCGGGCCGGTCGCCAGAACGATCGAGCTGGGGGCGATGATCGAGACGGCGGCGGCGATCGCCAACCTGGAGCGGTTAGCCGAGGAAGTTGCTTATTTCAGCATCGGCGGCAACGACCTGACCCGCGACCTGCTCGGCTTCGCCGAACGGAAAATGATGATGACCGGCAAGCAGTATGACTGGCTCTCGCCCGTCGTCCTGAGCAGCCTGGCGAAGATCGTCGCGGTCGCCCGCGGGAAGGGGATCGGGGTCGGTTCGTGCGGCGAGATCTCGCGCGACCCGCTGGCCGCCATCGTTTTGACCTTGCTGGGGGTCGACAACCTGAGCATGGACGAAGCGTTCCGGCGGGAGATCAATTACGTCCTGACCAACATCCATCTGGCGGAGTGGGGGAAATTCGCGGTGATCGAGCAGGCGCTGAAAATGGCGGACGCGCTGGCGGTCAGGGAGTTCCTGTTCGCGCTGATCACCGGCCGGACGCATGCCGACACCAGGGTCGCCCTGGAAGGGGTGATCATGACGGCCGCGCCGCTCAGCTACCTGGCGGCGGAACCGACTACTTGACGTCGGCCGATTCGAAGAACTGCTTGTTGGTCTTGAAAGTCTTGAGCCGCTCGATCAGCTGTTCGGTCGCTTCCACCGTCTCGTAATTATCCATCACCTTGCGCAGCAGCCAGATCTTTTTCAGCTCTTTGTCGTCCATTAACAGATCTTCGCGCCGGGTGCCGGAGAGGCGGACGTCGATCGCCGGGAAAACGCGGCGGTCGGCCAGTTTCCGGTTCAGGTGGAGCTCCATGTTGCCGGTCCCCTTGAACTCTTCGTAAATGATGTCGTCCATCCGGGAGCCGGTGTCGACCAGCGCGGTGGCGATGATCGTCAAGCTGCCGCCTTCCTCGATATTGCGCGCCGCGCCGAAGAACCGTTTCGGCCGGTGGAGCGAGGTCGGATCGAGACCGCCCGAGAGGGTGCGGCCCGACGGCGGGCAGACCAGGTTGTAGGCGCGGGCGAGGCGGGTGATCGAGTCGAGCAGGATCACGACGTCTTTGCCGCCTTCCACGATCCGCTTGGTCGATTCGAGCAGGAGCTCGGCGATCCGGATATGGTCCTCCGGCGGCTCGTCGAACGTCGAAGCAACGACTTCCCCTTTGACGGAGCGCTGCATGTCGGTGACCTCTTCCGGCCGCTCGTCGACCAGCAGGACCTTGATCAGCACTTCGGGATAATTGGCGGTGATGCTGTTGGCGATGTTCTTCAGCACGGTCGTTTTACCCGCTTTCGGCGGCGAGACGACCATGGCGCGCTGGCCGGCGCCGATCGGCGAGACCATGTCGATCAGCCGCGAGGCCATGGGACAGCCGGGGTGCTCCAGGACAAAGTGCCGGTTGGGGAAGATCGGCGTTAAATTATGGAACGAAACCCGCTGGCGCGCCTCTTCCGGATTGACCCCGTTGATCGCTTCGATCTTCAGCAGGCTGTAATATTTTTCGCCTTCTTTGGGCGGGCGGACCTGGCCGGTGACGTAGTCGCCGTTCTCCATGTCGAAGCGGCGGATCTGCGTCTGGGAGACGTAGACGTCTTCGCGGCTCGGCAGGTAACCGCCGGTCCGCAGGAAACCGTAGCCCTCCGGCAGGATCTCCAGCACCCCCTTGGTGAAGAGAAAGCCGTTCTTTTCGGTCTGGGCCTCCAGGATCTTGAAAATGAGGTCGTGCTTCTTCAACTGCCTCAGGTTCGGGATGTTCAGGTCCTTCGCGATCCCGTACAGGTCCGGCATTGTTTTACCTTCTAACTCGACGATGTCCATCTTTTCCTCCTAGGTCCAAATTCGAAACTCGAAATACGAAACTCGAAACTGTTTTGTTTTTGTTTTTTTGGGATTTTTTATTAGGCTGTCGGGTGTTTTTGTCAATTCGGATCAACTTTCTGCAAAAAACGATTAAAAATATGGGGCCGTTCAATCGATTACTTCTACATATTACTATGACAGCGCGAAAATGTCAACAGAGAAATATGCCGCTGGCCGGAATTGAACCGGCACGGGGGTTAACCCCACCTGATTTTGAGTCAGGCGCGTCTGCCAATTCCACCACAGCGGCACGACGAGCTTTTTAATTATACCTAACCATTGTTTAGGACGCAAGGTGTCGAAAATCGCTACAGTTATCCTCTCTTTCTTCGTGGCAATGAGATTGCTATGGGTAAATAGGGGAGCAAATAATGAACAAAATGATGGCGATCGAAGGGATAGAAAGTAAGATTTACGAGATTCGGGGACAGAAGGTAATGCTTGACTATGACCTGGCTAACCTTTACGGAGTTGAAACAAAATACCTGAAAAGGCAGGTTAAAAGAAATACGAGCAGGTTTCCTGGTGATTTCATGTTCCAGCTTGTGAAAGAGGAGAACTTGAAGTGCCAAAATGTCACCTCAAGTTATGGCGGCCGCCGCTATTTATCTTATGCTTTTACCGAACAGGGCATAGCTATGCTTTCCTCCATTCTAAACAGCGAAAGAGCTGTCCAGGTCAATATTCAGATTATGCGCGCATTTGTTCGATTCAGGCAGACATTGGCCCTACATAAAGAACTGGCCGATAAGTTCAAGGAGCTCGAAAGCAGAGTTGATGGGCATGATACGGCAATTCTTCAAGTCGTTGCTGAGATCAAGCGGATCGTAGCGATCGAAGAAAAACCAAAAAGAAGAATAGGGTTTGTGCAAGAGCGGGGAGAGTAATTTTTAGCCCTCGGCAACTATCGTCGCCTCCAAGCCGCCCAACATCAGCGCTGGTTCGCTGTAAAGGGAAAATGCCCAGGAGAGGATTTGAACCTCCACGAGTTTGACCCCGCCAGCTCCTGAAGCTGGTGCGTCTGCCAGTTCCGCCACCTGGGCACAAATTCATTTTCTCATAACTTGGCAGACAATTCAAGAAAATTGCGCTATGATACTGCTCGGTCATGAAAAAATCGTTCTTTTTACTGTTTGCCGTCCTGTTTATCGCGACCGCGGCTGCGGCCAAACCCCTGAAGATCGAAAAATACTTTGACCCCAGGCTCGGCCGCACGGTCGACGTCGTGGCCGGCGAGGTTTTGGTCAAGTTCAAGCCGGGCTACGCCGCGTCCGGGATCAAGGCCAAAGCGCTCTCGCTGGGGGTTCAACAGCTTTCGGCCGACGTTCCGGTCGGCAAATTACTGGCGGCCTATCAGAACGATCCCCGCGTTGAATACGCCCACCCGAACTACATTGTCCGCGCTTTCGCCACCACGCCGAACGACCCGGCTTACTCGCTGCAGTGGGGATTGCCGCAGATCAAGGCGGACCAGGCGTGGGATATCCAGCGGGGGACCGCCGAAGCGGTGATCGCGATCGTTGATTCGGGGATCGATAAAACTCACACCGACCTGGTCGGCCAGGCGTGGGACAACAAGAACGAGATCCCGGCCAACGGGATCGACGACGACGGCAACGGCTACATCGACGACATCACCGGCTGGGATTTTTACGAAGGGGATAACGATCCGAACGACCTGTTCGGCCACGGGACCCACGTCGCCGGCATCGCGGCGGCGACGACCAATAACGGCGTCGGCGTCGCCGGCGTCTCCTGGGGGAGCCGGGTGATGAACCTGCGCATCCTGAACGAGAACGGCGACGGGAACGTCGCCGACTTGAACGACGCGCTCTACTACGCCGCCAATAACGGGGCAAAGGTCATCAACCTGAGCCTCGGCGTCGACGTGCCGGACAATACCACCCGGACGGCGGTCGCTTACGCGATCGGCAAGGGGTGCGCGATCTTCGCCGCGGCCGGCAACGACGGCGACCCGACAATGAATTATCCGGCCGGTTACACCGACGTGGTCGGCGTCGCCGCGGTGACCAAGCTCGATACGCACTCCTCTTTTTCCAATTACAACTCGAGCGTCGACCTCTGCGCGCCGGGCGGCACCGCCACGAACCCGCCGACCAACAACATCTACAGCTGTTTCATCGTTAACTCCTATACTTATGAAGCGGGAACTTCGATGGCGACGCCGTTCGCCGCCGGGCTAGCCGCTCTGGTCCAGTCGCAGCATCCTTCCTGGTCGGGCGACATGATCGGCCACCAACTGATGTTGACCGCCGACGACCTGGGGGGGGCGGGGCGCGACGATTATTACGGCTACGGCCGGATCAACGCGCTCAAGGCGGTGACCGAGTCTGGTTCGCCGCCGGCGCCGACCGTTGACCGCTACACTTCGCCGACCAACGTGGCGGCGCTGACGCTGACCGGGACCAAGAGCGCCGATTCGACGCTGATCCTGGTTAACGGAACGAGCGAAGGGGTCGCTTACCCGACCGCCACGACCTGGTG includes:
- a CDS encoding putative PEP-binding protein; this translates as METVRKICRPNHLIRGVGNGVFSIINNVAVRVHLRSQNLAIVERKLDAAELPHQLERIARLTVRFAPEAEVAKGETFACIAKEVIDKAEELVKSDLLNPEGALHRVMSDQLAGLTRGKETVEANAQALRERIRQLSRDGVVGNDKYQTLEELDGELNGSWNFFQRQQAFLADYADLLSRLIFHLQAYNGEPNAEGVVHVADNLSWREIVSYYAAGAKGFILSSDQLGPINHPFIFAHNNGIPLVVIPEPLRKIEAGCRVSVDSRTGQVIVDPTDATVSALDFRRRGYQQLSRLFKEHAKPYLSLDGQRLPSLQINIKDRHDLEKIAGQEVGLFRTEGLYAEGRPSIQTLVRVFKDAIRKASVINIRLFDLAGDKVPDFIAKETGAAPRQYSLDFLLNTENGRSILTDQIKAILIAQDRLLRGGQNELNGKKVRLIVPMVSSPDEVQRIKMIIAETQNDLIARKQIGGPVARTIELGAMIETAAAIANLERLAEEVAYFSIGGNDLTRDLLGFAERKMMMTGKQYDWLSPVVLSSLAKIVAVARGKGIGVGSCGEISRDPLAAIVLTLLGVDNLSMDEAFRREINYVLTNIHLAEWGKFAVIEQALKMADALAVREFLFALITGRTHADTRVALEGVIMTAAPLSYLAAEPTT
- the rho gene encoding transcription termination factor Rho gives rise to the protein MDIVELEGKTMPDLYGIAKDLNIPNLRQLKKHDLIFKILEAQTEKNGFLFTKGVLEILPEGYGFLRTGGYLPSREDVYVSQTQIRRFDMENGDYVTGQVRPPKEGEKYYSLLKIEAINGVNPEEARQRVSFHNLTPIFPNRHFVLEHPGCPMASRLIDMVSPIGAGQRAMVVSPPKAGKTTVLKNIANSITANYPEVLIKVLLVDERPEEVTDMQRSVKGEVVASTFDEPPEDHIRIAELLLESTKRIVEGGKDVVILLDSITRLARAYNLVCPPSGRTLSGGLDPTSLHRPKRFFGAARNIEEGGSLTIIATALVDTGSRMDDIIYEEFKGTGNMELHLNRKLADRRVFPAIDVRLSGTRREDLLMDDKELKKIWLLRKVMDNYETVEATEQLIERLKTFKTNKQFFESADVK
- a CDS encoding ORF6N domain-containing protein; translation: MMAIEGIESKIYEIRGQKVMLDYDLANLYGVETKYLKRQVKRNTSRFPGDFMFQLVKEENLKCQNVTSSYGGRRYLSYAFTEQGIAMLSSILNSERAVQVNIQIMRAFVRFRQTLALHKELADKFKELESRVDGHDTAILQVVAEIKRIVAIEEKPKRRIGFVQERGE
- a CDS encoding S8 family serine peptidase, encoding MKKSFFLLFAVLFIATAAAAKPLKIEKYFDPRLGRTVDVVAGEVLVKFKPGYAASGIKAKALSLGVQQLSADVPVGKLLAAYQNDPRVEYAHPNYIVRAFATTPNDPAYSLQWGLPQIKADQAWDIQRGTAEAVIAIVDSGIDKTHTDLVGQAWDNKNEIPANGIDDDGNGYIDDITGWDFYEGDNDPNDLFGHGTHVAGIAAATTNNGVGVAGVSWGSRVMNLRILNENGDGNVADLNDALYYAANNGAKVINLSLGVDVPDNTTRTAVAYAIGKGCAIFAAAGNDGDPTMNYPAGYTDVVGVAAVTKLDTHSSFSNYNSSVDLCAPGGTATNPPTNNIYSCFIVNSYTYEAGTSMATPFAAGLAALVQSQHPSWSGDMIGHQLMLTADDLGGAGRDDYYGYGRINALKAVTESGSPPAPTVDRYTSPTNVAALTLTGTKSADSTLILVNGTSEGVAYPTATTWWRSLTLAAGTNAFALKAVNALGLESDATNFAITLEAVTYSDPVSGASIVFPVGCSSTAPVVTAEVVADPSALKPYPIGADLFGQAVNFSSTVTTFTLPITVTLKIPSAGVNPLPYYWDPVSGVWLDGAFTVTARTSNALSYQTYHLSTHAVFDVTGTLNSILIYPNPFQPGTGSGVYFSGLNGSETISIYNVNGDKVKSQAAAGENSWCWDGTTAAGQQVARGIYFYVINQGTNKRTGKIAIL